One genomic window of Leptospira paudalimensis includes the following:
- a CDS encoding DsbA family oxidoreductase has translation MSTNSELFPIDIVSDVACPWCYVGKKKLEKALQIVGNTITPEIRWRPFQLSPEIPEEGIDYKLHLTQKFGSLDRLDGAWKRLTDIGNDVGIQFQFQKIPKATNTLVLHALVSALPTLEAQQDLVERFFAANFAEALDLSDKETVWKVAEPVYKDRNLFETIYSDTKLKNDIQQEIQYYHQNGISGVPYFIIGGKYAVSGAQDTSVFVEVIETVIKERESGNKGQ, from the coding sequence ATGTCAACCAACTCTGAATTATTTCCAATTGATATCGTTTCCGATGTAGCCTGTCCTTGGTGTTATGTAGGCAAAAAGAAATTAGAAAAAGCGCTACAAATTGTAGGGAATACCATCACTCCTGAAATTCGATGGAGACCATTTCAGTTATCACCCGAAATTCCAGAAGAGGGGATTGACTATAAACTACACCTAACACAAAAATTTGGAAGTTTAGATCGATTGGATGGAGCTTGGAAACGACTGACTGACATTGGAAACGATGTAGGAATTCAGTTTCAATTCCAAAAAATTCCTAAGGCAACAAACACTTTGGTTTTACATGCACTTGTTTCTGCCCTTCCCACTTTGGAAGCACAACAGGATTTAGTGGAAAGGTTTTTTGCTGCAAATTTCGCAGAAGCATTGGACTTAAGTGACAAAGAAACAGTTTGGAAGGTTGCCGAACCCGTTTACAAAGATAGAAATTTATTTGAAACCATTTATTCAGATACCAAATTGAAAAACGATATCCAACAGGAAATCCAATATTATCACCAAAATGGGATTAGTGGGGTTCCGTATTTTATCATTGGCGGGAAATACGCAGTGAGTGGTGCACAGGACACTTCCGTATTTGTAGAAGTGATCGAAACCGTCATAAAAGAACGGGAATCTGGAAATAAAGGTCAATAA
- a CDS encoding ATP-binding protein, with protein sequence MNLSEITSIRDGNPQCKTCGGVGITLAEHVRGSRSGALVLCHCIGSDCNTCEAKGQPPFMSFDRKLDKMLPCVCHNARFSLRNLETLVEKANIPARYRFQFLSTIDIGDTANDPDMSFIIAHDWANELVHKFKNADFTPQGFYLWGGTGSGKTLLACVILNELIFRYGITCKYAKVNKDFLSAIRDTYQSDSETHGQERSIEREFANVDVLVIDDFGVQKESEFNNRKLYDLIDSRYEQEKLTLLTSNHSLVEWRDRGQGRIYSRLMEMTKEIELKCPDYRTKFVKR encoded by the coding sequence ATGAATTTATCCGAAATTACTTCGATCCGAGACGGTAATCCGCAATGTAAAACCTGCGGTGGAGTGGGCATTACCTTAGCAGAACATGTGAGGGGATCTCGTTCTGGAGCACTTGTTTTATGCCATTGTATCGGCAGTGACTGTAACACATGTGAGGCGAAAGGCCAACCCCCTTTTATGTCTTTCGACCGTAAATTGGACAAAATGCTCCCTTGTGTCTGTCATAATGCAAGGTTTTCCCTTCGCAATTTAGAAACTCTGGTAGAAAAAGCCAACATACCGGCACGTTACCGGTTTCAATTTTTATCCACAATCGACATTGGGGACACAGCAAACGACCCTGATATGTCATTTATCATTGCCCACGACTGGGCAAACGAACTCGTTCATAAATTTAAGAATGCAGATTTTACACCACAGGGGTTTTACCTTTGGGGTGGGACAGGTTCTGGAAAAACCTTACTGGCTTGTGTCATTCTAAACGAACTGATCTTTCGGTATGGAATTACCTGTAAGTATGCAAAAGTAAACAAAGACTTTTTGTCTGCGATTCGCGATACTTACCAATCTGATAGCGAAACGCATGGGCAAGAACGTTCCATCGAACGTGAATTTGCCAATGTAGATGTACTTGTGATCGATGACTTTGGTGTCCAAAAGGAATCAGAATTCAACAATCGTAAGTTATACGACCTGATTGATAGTCGTTATGAACAAGAAAAACTCACTCTTCTCACATCCAATCACTCTCTTGTGGAATGGAGAGACCGTGGCCAAGGTCGGATTTACTCACGACTCATGGAAATGACAAAAGAAATTGAGTTAAAATGCCCTGATTATCGCACGAAGTTTGTGAAGAGGTAA
- a CDS encoding LIC12231 family lipoprotein — protein sequence MTIAKTKSNIVFITGVVLSFLLVSNCIISYKDYPKILPLPSEEKTLDTNFVYVLPTFPQLNLGGREALKNYFENKTRFRKTVEGVDVPKVGYLVNVKVNYRSPTPVATAFLGVSTLTATLLPAWSTQDGYDVQYILYKDGKKVGTYDYHIFRNYAQWLLFVPISWYNFETATEKEVFERMTFKFFEDAKEHF from the coding sequence ATGACCATAGCCAAAACTAAATCAAATATTGTATTCATCACAGGTGTGGTATTGAGTTTCCTGTTGGTGTCAAATTGTATTATCAGCTACAAAGATTATCCAAAAATTTTGCCCCTTCCTTCGGAAGAAAAAACATTAGACACAAATTTTGTATATGTTCTACCAACATTTCCCCAACTCAATTTAGGGGGAAGAGAAGCTTTAAAAAATTACTTCGAAAACAAAACCAGATTTAGAAAAACTGTGGAAGGTGTTGATGTACCTAAGGTTGGTTATTTGGTAAATGTAAAAGTAAATTACCGATCACCCACACCTGTAGCGACTGCATTTTTAGGAGTTTCAACTCTTACTGCAACTCTACTTCCAGCATGGTCTACACAAGATGGTTACGACGTTCAGTACATACTATACAAAGATGGGAAAAAAGTTGGTACTTATGATTACCACATCTTTCGGAATTATGCACAATGGCTTTTATTTGTTCCAATCTCATGGTACAACTTTGAGACAGCGACTGAGAAAGAAGTATTTGAACGTATGACATTCAAGTTCTTTGAAGACGCAAAAGAACATTTTTAA
- the panB gene encoding 3-methyl-2-oxobutanoate hydroxymethyltransferase, whose product MKNIILQYKKKYDAGEPISVITCYDYTFATLFNRTDVDCLLVGDSLGMVIQGNQSTLPVTLDEIIYHTKAVCKGAPDKTIIADLPFLSYQTSIEEGIRSAGRVLKETNASCVKLEGDSDFIIELTKRMTESGIPVFAHLGLTPQSVHTLGGHRVQGKTEAARNKMIRKSREIAEAGAFALLLEMVPESLGKEITESIRIPTIGIGAGKYTSGQVLVMQDLLGLNEDFHPKFLKKFGNLSGAVKEAVNAYHKEVTKREYPSEAHVFLDQ is encoded by the coding sequence ATGAAAAACATTATTCTACAGTATAAAAAGAAATACGATGCGGGGGAACCAATCTCTGTCATCACCTGTTATGATTATACCTTTGCGACTCTTTTTAATCGTACGGATGTGGATTGCCTTCTTGTGGGTGACTCGCTTGGAATGGTGATCCAAGGAAATCAGTCCACACTTCCTGTCACACTCGATGAGATCATTTACCACACAAAAGCGGTTTGTAAAGGGGCACCTGACAAAACGATCATTGCCGATTTACCATTTTTATCTTACCAAACCTCTATCGAAGAAGGGATTCGTTCCGCCGGCCGAGTGTTAAAAGAAACCAATGCTTCCTGTGTGAAACTGGAAGGGGACTCTGACTTTATCATCGAACTCACAAAACGAATGACCGAATCAGGAATCCCTGTGTTTGCCCATTTAGGACTTACCCCTCAATCGGTACATACTCTTGGCGGGCACCGTGTCCAAGGGAAAACAGAAGCAGCACGGAACAAAATGATCCGTAAATCCAGAGAAATTGCGGAAGCTGGCGCCTTTGCTTTGTTACTCGAGATGGTGCCCGAATCTTTAGGAAAAGAAATCACAGAATCGATTCGCATTCCTACCATTGGGATTGGAGCAGGAAAGTATACCTCAGGCCAAGTCCTTGTGATGCAAGACCTACTGGGTTTGAATGAAGATTTCCATCCGAAGTTTTTAAAGAAATTTGGGAACTTAAGTGGGGCAGTGAAAGAAGCAGTGAATGCCTACCACAAGGAAGTGACGAAAAGAGAATACCCTTCCGAAGCCCATGTGTTTTTAGATCAATAA
- a CDS encoding ABC-F family ATP-binding cassette domain-containing protein: MIQFIQIHQHFGPKVLFEGFSWHIKPGCRVALVGPNGSGKTTLFQMAAGKLKPESGEVIRSKHTVLSLFQQIPEFNPDTSVIETVLDENKLYAEYDAKRKAIESKFETTDHEDPEFETLLHDQSDLEEFAHLHDLHGLEARAKKILSGLGFATTDFTRKTKEFSPGYHHRIGLAIALLNPHNLLLLDEPTNHLDDKTKSWLADFLVSQNQAFVLVTHDPEFLNQTVDTIIEINPHGTFEFQGSLEEFFEAKNEIQEKLKVQFEKEETYLKSRMEWVERFRAQATKARQVQSVIKRLEKRDKVDNPEDSFWNQKPDYQFQFVPSSNIILRLEHASFSYPDRNTGEKKTIFENAEIEISAGDKVALVGPNGAGKSTLMRCLLEQHKLDTGKLYYGPKTKLGYFSQTHGEDLDESLNLVETVLKKYPELNEEKARTLLGHFAFPGDGVFKSVKHLSGGEQSRLRLALLVNHPSNCLFLDEPTNHLDIVIREAIKRALIDFPGSLLIISHDPDFMKGLCNRTFQLSGGELKNLNCSFDDYLKFHKEDELGTNAKDQTSSKSKNEEKKPNPQASKNKRKKLEKEISDLEVQIERLEKNKKDKEELLQDPEFFKNRSFQLEMDTYNDIKREISLLTKRWEEATIELEEMGGVT, translated from the coding sequence TTGATCCAATTCATCCAAATCCACCAACACTTCGGTCCTAAAGTCCTCTTTGAGGGTTTTAGCTGGCATATCAAACCTGGCTGCCGCGTTGCCCTTGTCGGTCCCAATGGTTCTGGAAAAACCACACTTTTCCAAATGGCTGCAGGGAAACTGAAACCCGAATCGGGAGAAGTGATTCGTTCCAAACATACTGTTTTATCCCTCTTCCAACAGATTCCTGAATTTAATCCGGATACGTCTGTGATTGAAACCGTTCTCGATGAAAACAAATTGTATGCGGAATATGATGCCAAACGAAAGGCCATCGAATCCAAGTTTGAAACCACTGACCACGAAGATCCAGAATTTGAAACATTACTCCACGATCAGAGTGATTTAGAGGAATTTGCCCACTTACACGACTTACACGGTCTCGAAGCTCGCGCGAAAAAAATTCTATCGGGACTTGGTTTTGCCACTACAGACTTCACGAGAAAAACAAAAGAGTTTTCTCCAGGATACCACCATCGTATCGGTCTTGCGATTGCCCTACTCAATCCACATAATTTATTACTTTTAGATGAGCCAACAAACCATTTGGATGATAAAACCAAATCATGGTTAGCTGATTTTCTAGTTTCCCAAAACCAGGCCTTTGTACTTGTCACACATGACCCTGAATTTTTAAACCAAACAGTTGATACTATTATTGAAATCAATCCACATGGAACGTTTGAATTCCAAGGAAGTTTGGAAGAGTTTTTTGAAGCCAAAAACGAAATCCAAGAAAAACTTAAAGTGCAATTTGAAAAAGAAGAAACGTATTTAAAATCACGTATGGAATGGGTGGAACGTTTCCGAGCCCAAGCTACAAAAGCAAGACAAGTACAGTCTGTCATCAAACGTCTGGAAAAACGGGACAAAGTAGACAATCCAGAAGATAGTTTTTGGAACCAAAAACCAGACTACCAATTCCAATTTGTCCCTTCCAGTAATATCATCTTACGATTAGAACATGCATCTTTCTCCTATCCAGACCGAAACACAGGTGAGAAAAAAACCATTTTTGAAAATGCAGAAATTGAAATTTCTGCTGGCGATAAAGTGGCGCTCGTTGGTCCCAATGGAGCAGGTAAATCAACCCTCATGCGCTGTTTGTTAGAACAACACAAACTTGATACGGGAAAATTGTATTATGGTCCTAAAACCAAACTTGGTTATTTTTCACAAACCCACGGGGAAGATTTGGATGAATCACTGAACCTAGTGGAAACTGTCCTTAAAAAATACCCAGAACTGAATGAAGAAAAAGCAAGGACCCTTCTTGGGCATTTTGCATTTCCTGGAGACGGAGTTTTTAAGTCCGTAAAACATCTATCAGGTGGGGAACAAAGCCGCCTTCGTTTGGCACTTCTTGTCAATCATCCGTCCAATTGTTTATTTTTAGATGAACCAACAAACCACCTGGACATCGTCATCCGAGAAGCCATCAAACGTGCTCTCATCGATTTTCCGGGAAGCCTACTCATCATCAGCCACGACCCCGATTTTATGAAGGGACTTTGTAACCGCACCTTCCAACTCTCAGGTGGAGAATTAAAAAACCTAAATTGTAGTTTTGACGATTACCTCAAATTCCACAAAGAAGACGAATTGGGTACAAATGCTAAGGACCAAACTTCCTCCAAATCAAAAAATGAGGAAAAAAAGCCCAATCCCCAAGCAAGCAAAAACAAACGAAAAAAATTAGAAAAAGAAATTTCCGATTTGGAAGTCCAAATAGAGAGACTGGAAAAAAATAAAAAAGACAAAGAAGAACTTTTACAGGACCCTGAGTTCTTTAAAAACAGAAGTTTTCAGTTGGAAATGGACACTTATAACGATATTAAAAGAGAAATCTCTCTCCTAACCAAACGTTGGGAGGAGGCAACAATAGAACTAGAGGAAATGGGCGGAGTTACATAA
- the folK gene encoding 2-amino-4-hydroxy-6-hydroxymethyldihydropteridine diphosphokinase: MKYSNIAFLSLGSNIGDRHHFMDQAIWEISTLPELQILKQSERLETAPLENTNQPYFLNQIVKVMVSSAFTLPCLLDSLQGIEDKLGRKRRSWKGPREIDIDILTYEAVVMKTDFLHLPHHSLYSRPFIKQLLTDMGEIGVYALFSELNHEKHYSTV, encoded by the coding sequence ATGAAGTATTCCAATATTGCCTTTCTTTCTTTGGGTTCCAACATCGGAGATAGGCACCATTTTATGGACCAGGCAATATGGGAAATCTCCACCTTACCAGAGTTACAGATTTTAAAACAATCGGAACGATTGGAAACTGCACCTCTCGAAAACACAAACCAACCTTACTTCTTAAATCAAATTGTAAAGGTAATGGTTTCTTCTGCGTTTACACTACCATGTTTACTCGATTCACTCCAAGGGATTGAAGACAAATTAGGACGCAAACGAAGGTCTTGGAAAGGACCACGTGAAATTGACATCGACATTCTCACTTATGAGGCTGTTGTGATGAAAACTGATTTTTTACATTTACCCCACCATTCCCTTTATTCAAGACCATTCATCAAACAATTGTTAACGGATATGGGTGAAATTGGTGTGTATGCTCTTTTTTCGGAACTAAACCATGAAAAACATTATTCTACAGTATAA
- a CDS encoding Acg family FMN-binding oxidoreductase, protein MKHSRESFLKKSLAIGSIISFPSLQKSLYAFGSEENQKHRENPIAYAESLGYTNPIDQILLTAILAPNSHNSQPWKFKKTSDSEFYLYGDGDKQLPEIDPINRQFYHTQGCFLELCHLTADSLMFDTTIKLFPNGKPKSNSFSKTPIAKVSIQPKTKCVHDFVFSGINKRRMNRSVYSGELIGNAELEEIQSLARPFLQNIRWTNDPTLMNSILPILDEAFAMETNRYESNELNRKWFRLTEESMLTNRDGLTLEGNGLSGLKLWFAKKFFVDLSKEAWHSEDSKNAGIQMFRSQVYSSKALVFFLSEGKDDETTWIQTGRDFMRYTLSCAVKNIAFHTMNQAVEDYPESRVFTKKLKEILKLKPNEEIQLIARLGRSSYQFDSLRRDLKSFLL, encoded by the coding sequence ATGAAACATAGTAGAGAAAGTTTTTTAAAAAAAAGTTTAGCGATTGGCAGTATCATTTCGTTTCCGTCGTTACAAAAAAGCCTATATGCCTTTGGGAGTGAAGAGAATCAAAAACACAGGGAAAATCCAATCGCATATGCAGAATCCCTAGGTTACACAAACCCTATCGATCAAATTTTGCTGACGGCTATTCTTGCACCAAACTCTCATAATTCTCAACCTTGGAAATTCAAAAAAACCTCAGATTCTGAGTTTTATCTATATGGTGATGGAGACAAACAGTTACCAGAGATTGATCCTATCAATCGTCAATTTTACCATACACAAGGTTGTTTTTTAGAACTCTGTCACCTAACAGCAGATTCATTAATGTTTGATACTACGATCAAACTTTTTCCGAATGGAAAACCAAAATCAAATTCATTTTCCAAAACTCCAATTGCGAAGGTATCGATCCAACCAAAAACAAAATGTGTGCATGACTTTGTGTTTTCTGGTATTAACAAAAGGAGGATGAATCGATCTGTTTACTCTGGTGAACTTATCGGAAATGCAGAACTTGAAGAAATACAATCCTTGGCTCGACCCTTTCTTCAAAACATACGTTGGACAAATGATCCTACTTTAATGAATTCCATCTTACCAATACTAGACGAAGCGTTTGCCATGGAAACCAATCGTTATGAATCTAATGAACTCAATCGCAAATGGTTTCGTTTAACGGAAGAATCAATGTTAACAAACCGAGATGGATTAACGTTGGAAGGAAACGGATTATCTGGTCTCAAACTTTGGTTTGCTAAAAAATTCTTTGTGGATTTATCTAAGGAAGCTTGGCATTCTGAAGATTCCAAAAATGCCGGAATTCAAATGTTTCGTTCACAAGTGTATTCTTCAAAAGCGCTAGTATTTTTTTTGTCAGAGGGAAAGGACGATGAAACCACTTGGATCCAGACAGGAAGAGATTTTATGCGTTATACATTGTCATGCGCTGTCAAAAACATTGCTTTCCATACGATGAACCAAGCAGTGGAAGATTATCCTGAGAGCCGAGTATTTACAAAAAAATTAAAAGAAATTTTAAAACTAAAACCAAACGAGGAAATCCAATTGATTGCAAGGCTTGGTAGGAGTTCTTATCAGTTTGATTCACTCCGAAGAGATTTAAAAAGTTTTCTGTTGTAA
- a CDS encoding sulfite exporter TauE/SafE family protein, producing the protein MEETFQIFNHFAWGFWPGIFVVFSVGFFVGFLASFLGLGGGFIYTPFFHSFFHLTAVQAVAVSLAQMPISALSGLYVYFKNDKIRWKQGFLLLITSIPSAQYAALAFGRFEDTALGKQLYYGIPLSEFVYLFVFTIFVGLLAIYNLFTAFNKRKLYYKSLSLENQNHVVKQESAQTETDSKTNTTSVSHGASEFHFTKQSIFVVLLAGVFFGLFSSLFGVGGGFLAVPLFIYYFRMSPVEAVATSFLGIFLTSFGTTVQFLILGKLHWELALIGSFGGIFGARIGSLKAVKAKPYTILFVTSFFQFLVVTWYLVMKLPKF; encoded by the coding sequence TTGGAAGAAACCTTTCAAATTTTTAACCACTTTGCCTGGGGATTTTGGCCCGGGATTTTTGTAGTTTTTAGTGTTGGATTTTTTGTTGGGTTTTTAGCCTCCTTCCTTGGTTTGGGAGGAGGTTTTATTTACACTCCCTTTTTTCATAGCTTCTTTCATCTAACTGCTGTTCAAGCAGTTGCCGTATCACTTGCACAAATGCCAATATCTGCTTTGTCTGGGTTGTATGTTTATTTTAAAAATGACAAAATTCGCTGGAAACAAGGGTTTTTATTGCTCATTACCTCCATACCATCAGCACAATATGCAGCATTAGCATTTGGAAGGTTTGAAGATACGGCTCTCGGTAAACAACTGTATTACGGAATTCCGTTGTCTGAATTTGTATATTTGTTTGTGTTTACAATTTTTGTGGGATTACTTGCGATTTATAATTTATTCACTGCATTCAATAAAAGGAAACTTTACTATAAAAGTTTATCCTTAGAAAATCAAAATCATGTCGTAAAACAAGAGAGTGCACAAACAGAAACAGATTCTAAAACGAACACAACTTCTGTTTCCCATGGGGCATCGGAATTTCATTTTACGAAACAATCAATTTTCGTCGTTTTACTAGCTGGTGTTTTTTTTGGTTTATTCTCTTCTTTGTTCGGAGTGGGTGGAGGATTTTTAGCAGTTCCATTATTTATTTATTATTTTCGAATGAGCCCTGTAGAAGCCGTTGCTACATCCTTTCTAGGAATTTTTCTTACCTCATTTGGAACCACAGTACAATTCCTAATCCTTGGAAAATTGCATTGGGAACTCGCACTCATTGGCAGTTTTGGAGGGATCTTTGGCGCAAGGATTGGTTCTTTAAAAGCCGTAAAGGCAAAACCATATACCATTTTATTCGTAACATCTTTCTTTCAATTTTTAGTTGTCACTTGGTATCTTGTGATGAAACTTCCTAAATTTTAA
- a CDS encoding rhodanese-like domain-containing protein, whose protein sequence is MVPEIDVVSFKKRLDARAEGKDDFFVLDVRNPNEQQIALVPGTDKLIPVSELAARIEEIKSQIDKEILVYCRSGGRSGMACGILAQAGFKSYKNVAGGILAYSDLVDPNMQKY, encoded by the coding sequence ATGGTACCGGAAATCGATGTTGTCAGTTTTAAAAAACGTCTGGATGCAAGAGCGGAAGGAAAGGATGATTTTTTTGTTTTGGATGTACGAAATCCGAATGAACAACAAATCGCACTCGTACCGGGTACAGACAAACTCATTCCCGTGAGTGAACTTGCAGCAAGGATTGAAGAAATCAAAAGCCAAATTGACAAAGAAATTTTGGTTTATTGTCGTTCTGGTGGAAGATCAGGGATGGCTTGCGGGATTTTGGCACAAGCTGGATTTAAATCTTATAAAAATGTTGCTGGGGGAATCCTTGCCTATTCTGACCTAGTTGATCCTAACATGCAAAAGTATTAA
- a CDS encoding YihY/virulence factor BrkB family protein: protein MKRIRRFFSEVYLYDVHGLASELSFTFLLTLFPLLVVFVTLLGLLQDPKTINLMTDQIGKFLPAPIFQPIDKSVENLTKVKSYNVIAISIAISFFSSLTIFGTISKALRFISRDETQVGFIASQWINFRLLVISLVLLVLYFYLTYGIVSIERMLYRSFRFSFFRNSPYLSVSLIILPYSIGLFTFYYAYITKAKTTLKENLPGAIFASLLVLGMSFGFQFYLKMKNVGVNYSLAYDLISKMVVLMLYTYINSTFFIWGFLWNQVLSDDRKKKSQSKK from the coding sequence ATGAAACGGATCCGTCGATTTTTCAGTGAAGTGTATTTGTATGATGTCCATGGCCTTGCCTCTGAACTTTCCTTTACCTTTCTTTTGACCCTATTTCCCTTACTGGTTGTATTTGTGACCCTACTTGGGTTACTCCAAGATCCAAAAACCATCAATTTGATGACGGACCAAATTGGGAAATTTTTACCAGCCCCCATTTTCCAACCCATCGACAAAAGTGTTGAAAACCTAACAAAGGTAAAAAGTTATAATGTCATCGCGATTAGTATCGCGATTTCCTTTTTTTCAAGTTTAACCATATTTGGAACCATTTCCAAAGCACTACGATTCATTTCCAGGGATGAAACTCAAGTTGGGTTTATTGCATCTCAATGGATTAACTTTCGACTCCTTGTGATCTCACTTGTTTTACTTGTATTGTATTTTTATCTGACATATGGAATCGTTTCCATTGAACGAATGTTATACCGTTCATTTCGGTTTTCTTTTTTTAGAAACAGTCCTTATCTTTCAGTTTCTCTCATCATTTTGCCATATAGCATTGGTTTATTTACCTTTTATTATGCATATATCACAAAAGCAAAAACAACGTTAAAGGAAAATTTACCAGGAGCCATTTTTGCATCCTTACTTGTTCTTGGGATGAGTTTTGGATTTCAATTTTATTTAAAAATGAAAAACGTTGGTGTGAACTATTCTTTGGCGTATGATTTAATTTCAAAAATGGTAGTACTGATGTTGTATACATACATCAACTCTACATTTTTTATCTGGGGATTTTTGTGGAACCAAGTTCTTTCGGATGATCGAAAGAAAAAATCTCAATCTAAAAAATAA
- a CDS encoding 3-deoxy-7-phosphoheptulonate synthase — MKPTANLRILEQHSLIPPSVLIEELPLTDEASDVVVRTRSQISDIIHGKDDKRMLVVVGPCSVHDIGAVMEYAEKLKPKIKEFEKELLIVMRVYFEKPRTTVGWKGLINDPDLDGSFHINKGLQLARKLLLDLNKMGIPCGTEFLDVISPQYIADLVAWGAIGARTTESQVHRELASGLSAPIGFKNGTDGNVQIAIDAIRSASSSHHFLSVTNQGSSAIFKTAGNKDTHVILRGGNKGPNFDEASVNEVGAQIEKAGLPPKVMVDCSHGNSQKDFRKQPSVVDSVSEQFSKGSKYILGVMVESHLKEGNQSIDAKPLIYGQSITDACVSWETTVPMFEKLAEAANKRK; from the coding sequence ATGAAACCAACTGCGAATTTAAGAATTTTAGAACAACACAGTCTCATTCCACCTTCCGTTTTGATAGAAGAACTTCCTTTAACTGATGAAGCTTCTGATGTTGTTGTCAGAACCAGAAGCCAAATTTCAGACATCATTCACGGAAAAGACGACAAGCGTATGTTAGTTGTAGTAGGACCTTGTTCCGTTCACGACATTGGCGCTGTCATGGAATATGCAGAAAAGTTAAAACCAAAAATCAAAGAGTTTGAAAAAGAACTTCTCATAGTGATGAGAGTGTATTTTGAAAAACCAAGAACCACTGTTGGTTGGAAAGGTCTTATCAACGATCCTGATTTAGATGGATCCTTTCATATCAACAAAGGATTACAACTTGCCCGTAAACTTTTATTAGATCTAAACAAAATGGGAATCCCTTGTGGTACCGAATTTTTGGATGTGATCTCCCCTCAATACATTGCTGACCTCGTAGCTTGGGGAGCCATTGGTGCAAGGACCACTGAAAGCCAAGTCCACCGTGAATTGGCATCTGGACTCTCCGCACCAATTGGATTTAAGAATGGTACCGATGGGAATGTTCAAATTGCAATTGATGCCATTCGTTCTGCAAGTTCCAGCCACCATTTTCTATCTGTGACCAACCAAGGTAGCAGTGCGATTTTTAAAACTGCCGGAAACAAAGATACACATGTGATCTTACGTGGAGGGAACAAAGGACCTAACTTCGATGAGGCTTCTGTGAATGAAGTGGGTGCCCAAATTGAAAAAGCGGGTCTCCCACCAAAAGTGATGGTGGACTGTTCCCATGGCAATAGCCAAAAGGACTTTCGCAAACAACCGAGTGTTGTGGATTCTGTATCGGAACAATTTTCGAAAGGAAGCAAATACATTCTTGGTGTGATGGTTGAAAGTCACTTAAAAGAAGGAAACCAATCCATCGACGCCAAACCATTGATTTATGGGCAATCAATTACCGATGCTTGTGTGTCTTGGGAAACAACGGTTCCCATGTTTGAAAAACTAGCTGAGGCAGCAAACAAACGTAAATAA
- a CDS encoding EAL domain-containing protein, whose amino-acid sequence MRPSFPEAQLIDTPNGKVPKLYSCAECRSGAGLDFAFSMAFQPIIDWNQKKIYSHEALVRGTQGESAYSILSKVNQTNRYQFDQSCRIKAIQLASQIQIPALLNINFLPNAVYQPETCIRTTLEASREYNFPLNRLVFELTEGEEVQDHNHIINIFKAYQKYGFLTAIDDFGSGYSGLNLLAKFQPDLIKLDMELIRNIHTNSVARKLTKAIADVCHEIGIRVIAEGVETVEELKVLVDMGIHLYQGYLFSKPAFESAGEIQFPSLS is encoded by the coding sequence ATGAGACCAAGTTTTCCTGAAGCTCAGTTAATTGACACTCCCAATGGAAAAGTGCCTAAGTTATACAGTTGTGCCGAATGCCGGAGTGGTGCTGGATTGGACTTTGCCTTCTCAATGGCATTCCAACCCATCATTGATTGGAACCAAAAGAAAATTTATTCACATGAAGCATTGGTTCGAGGGACACAAGGGGAATCAGCCTATTCGATTCTCTCCAAAGTAAACCAAACCAATCGATACCAATTTGACCAGTCTTGTCGGATCAAAGCCATCCAACTCGCAAGCCAAATCCAAATACCAGCTTTACTCAATATTAATTTTCTCCCCAATGCTGTGTACCAACCGGAGACCTGTATCCGCACCACTTTGGAAGCAAGTCGTGAATACAATTTTCCTTTGAATCGATTGGTCTTCGAACTAACTGAGGGAGAAGAAGTCCAAGACCACAATCATATCATCAATATCTTTAAAGCCTACCAAAAGTATGGGTTTTTGACTGCGATCGATGATTTTGGATCAGGGTATTCAGGTCTGAACCTCCTTGCTAAATTCCAACCAGATCTGATCAAATTAGATATGGAACTCATTCGAAATATCCATACCAATTCCGTTGCCAGAAAACTCACGAAAGCTATCGCCGATGTTTGTCATGAGATTGGGATTCGCGTCATTGCAGAAGGTGTGGAGACTGTGGAAGAATTGAAAGTGTTAGTTGATATGGGGATTCATTTATACCAAGGGTATTTATTTTCAAAACCAGCGTTTGAATCCGCTGGCGAAATTCAATTTCCTTCCCTTTCGTAA